The Microbacterium limosum genome contains a region encoding:
- a CDS encoding IS481 family transposase: MSHANAALTPRQRLRLAQKIVDEEWTVAAAADYFRVSWPTAAKWARRYVELGEAGMADRSSRPHAHPNKTPTHRVKKIVHLRIRKRLGPVQIADRVGMPASTVHAVLKRCRLNRLSHVDVKTGEPARRYEHDKPGALIHVDVKKLGNIPDGGGWRYVGRSQGDRNRAVTAKRTGKRGIAGDMVTGTAYVHTVIDDHSRVAYAEIHDDERAETAIGVLQRAVSWFADRGVRVERVLSDNGPAYRSHAWRRVCAELAITPKRTRPYRPQTNGKIERFHRTMADGWAYVKHYNSESARRAALPAWLHFYNHHRPHTAIGKLPPISRISNNLPGQYS, encoded by the coding sequence GTGTCTCACGCTAACGCGGCGCTCACCCCGCGCCAAAGGCTCCGTCTTGCACAGAAGATCGTCGACGAGGAGTGGACGGTCGCCGCGGCGGCGGACTACTTCCGTGTCTCCTGGCCCACCGCCGCGAAATGGGCGCGACGCTACGTCGAGCTCGGTGAAGCGGGGATGGCCGACCGGTCCTCGCGCCCGCATGCGCATCCGAACAAGACCCCGACGCACCGTGTGAAGAAGATCGTGCACCTGCGGATCCGCAAGCGCCTGGGGCCGGTCCAGATCGCCGACCGCGTCGGGATGCCGGCCTCGACCGTCCACGCGGTGCTGAAACGGTGTCGACTGAACCGGCTCTCGCATGTCGATGTGAAGACCGGGGAACCCGCCCGCCGGTACGAGCACGACAAGCCCGGCGCGCTGATCCATGTCGACGTGAAGAAGCTCGGCAACATCCCCGACGGCGGCGGCTGGCGCTACGTCGGACGGTCCCAAGGCGACCGCAACCGAGCAGTCACGGCCAAGCGCACCGGAAAGCGAGGCATCGCCGGCGACATGGTCACCGGCACCGCCTACGTCCACACCGTCATCGACGACCACTCCCGCGTCGCTTACGCCGAGATCCACGACGACGAACGCGCCGAGACCGCGATCGGCGTCCTGCAACGGGCCGTGTCCTGGTTCGCCGACCGCGGCGTCCGCGTCGAACGGGTCCTCTCGGACAACGGCCCCGCCTACCGCTCCCACGCCTGGCGACGCGTCTGCGCCGAGCTCGCCATCACACCCAAGCGCACACGTCCTTACCGTCCGCAGACGAACGGGAAGATCGAGCGATTCCATCGCACTATGGCCGACGGTTGGGCCTACGTGAAGCACTACAACAGCGAATCAGCCCGCCGCGCAGCCCTGCCCGCCTGGCTGCACTTCTACAATCACCACAGGCCCCACACTGCGATCGGGAAGCTCCCGCCCATCAGCCGGATCTCAAACAACCTGCCTGGGCAGTACAGCTAG
- a CDS encoding gamma carbonic anhydrase family protein, which produces MPVILPFDGHEPDISADAWVAPNASVIGKVRIAADANVWFGAVLRGDIDEIVLGERSNLQDNAVIHTEAGNPTIIGADVSIGHAAVVHGCVVEDGCLIGMNATVLNGAVIGANSLVAAGAVVLEGTVVPPRSLVAGIPGKVRRELTDEEVAGLLGNSARYVPRSKIYRAAEV; this is translated from the coding sequence ATGCCGGTCATCCTCCCCTTCGACGGGCACGAGCCCGACATCTCCGCCGACGCCTGGGTCGCCCCGAACGCGTCCGTGATCGGCAAGGTGCGCATCGCTGCAGATGCCAACGTCTGGTTCGGCGCGGTGCTGCGCGGCGACATCGACGAGATCGTGCTCGGCGAACGCAGCAACCTCCAAGACAACGCGGTGATCCACACCGAGGCGGGCAACCCGACGATCATCGGCGCCGACGTCAGCATCGGCCACGCCGCCGTCGTGCACGGCTGCGTCGTCGAAGACGGATGCCTCATCGGCATGAACGCGACCGTGCTGAACGGCGCCGTCATCGGCGCGAACTCGCTCGTCGCCGCGGGGGCGGTGGTGCTCGAGGGAACCGTCGTTCCGCCGCGATCGCTCGTCGCGGGCATCCCCGGCAAGGTGCGGCGGGAGCTCACCGACGAGGAGGTCGCCGGGCTGCTCGGCAACTCCGCGCGCTATGTGCCGCGGTCGAAGATCTACCGCGCGGCCGAGGTCTAG
- a CDS encoding alpha/beta fold hydrolase, with protein MPADDVPILAVHGVAASPAVWDPLKRLIPQLRALRRPKTGRLEDEIEWLAEYAAGAVIVGMSGGATLGLALAGMGAACHGFVLHEPAAGNLVPDLLSPTAEAFRRGGTTAVGKALYGRRWSVDLLDDHGDVDATTAKEIAMFRSFQPRRRPVGGPRCVVTTGSRSAAPRHHVARELRRLGYETRTIEGSRHFVTYEQPARLAALVREVAGLDAPGHPGIDDGGSGWARFWW; from the coding sequence ATGCCAGCTGACGACGTCCCGATCCTCGCGGTTCACGGGGTCGCGGCCTCACCTGCCGTCTGGGATCCTCTGAAGCGCTTGATTCCACAGCTCCGGGCGCTTCGTCGCCCGAAGACCGGTCGGTTGGAGGACGAGATCGAGTGGCTGGCCGAGTATGCGGCGGGCGCGGTCATCGTGGGGATGTCAGGCGGGGCAACCCTCGGTCTCGCGCTCGCGGGCATGGGTGCCGCGTGCCATGGATTCGTCCTCCATGAGCCGGCGGCGGGGAACCTGGTGCCGGACCTTCTCTCCCCGACCGCCGAGGCCTTTCGCCGTGGCGGGACGACAGCGGTGGGTAAGGCGCTCTATGGCAGGAGGTGGTCGGTCGACCTGCTCGATGACCACGGAGACGTCGACGCGACGACGGCGAAGGAGATCGCCATGTTCCGCAGCTTTCAGCCTCGACGTCGACCGGTCGGGGGACCCCGATGCGTGGTCACGACGGGGTCTCGGTCGGCTGCGCCCAGGCACCATGTTGCGAGAGAGCTGCGGCGGCTGGGCTACGAGACTCGCACCATCGAAGGCTCCCGGCACTTCGTCACATACGAGCAGCCCGCGAGGCTGGCCGCCCTGGTGCGCGAGGTCGCCGGATTGGATGCGCCCGGGCATCCGGGGATCGATGACGGAGGTTCGGGGTGGGCGAGGTTCTGGTGGTGA